Part of the Bdellovibrionales bacterium genome is shown below.
GCTGTGATTCGGAAGTCTGAGCACATTGTTGTTATTGCGAAGTACTGGCAAGATTATTTTCGGGAGCTCGGGTATACCAATGTGCACTTGATCTATTGTGGTTACGCTCTCCAGGACTATGTTTGCTCGCCTCAAGACGAACAAGAGTGGAGAAAACGGTTTCAGCTGAACGATAAAAAGATCGTCTATATTGGCAATCCGCAAGTGAAGAAAGGTGCTCTTTTGGCTTATGAAGCGTTGAAAGATTCGGGATACGAACTGGTGACTTCCGGGGTGAAGGCGGTGGAAGTGCCCTGTCGCCACCTCGAGCTGAGTTTTAAAGATTACCTTTGCCTTCTTAAGGCGGCGGAGGTGGTCGTGTTAATGAGTCAATTTGCCGAAGGCTGGAATCGGATTGCTCACGAAGCGATGCTCATGGGAAGCCCGGTGATTGGAACCGGTTACGGCGGAATGGGCGAAGTTTTAACGGGTGGGGGGCAAGAAATTTGTACGGATCCAAAGAAACTTCCTGAATTGGTGCAGAAAGTGATTTCTCACCGATCAGAATATTCACGGCACGGCCTCGAATATGCGCGAAAATTCTCTCAAGAAAAATTCGAAGACGCATGGGTTTCTTTAGTTGAGAAATTAAAGGCGCACTGATACAAAATTGAGATGTCTTTAAGTGATCTTCGTCAACTCTATGGATTAGGTTTTTTGCATTTATTGTTGTCCTGGCAGGCAGGCGGTAAACTTTTACTACCTGCGTCCCTGCGATTGCCCGTAAAAGTTCGGACTTTCTTAAATCGAAGATTCTGTATCGGTGTTTATAATAAAATCGGAGATCTCAAGACATTCTCATTAGGACCTCATGACGTGGTTTATGCGGTCAATGCGCGACCGGAACTAGGAGCCTTGTTTTCTAAAGTCGTTACAGCCAATGCGTCGGCCATTGGTGATGGGTCTTTTGATCTGAGAAAACTGAATCGCGCTCATCAGAAAATATTTTTAAATTCTCGAAGATTTTTGAGATCATCGGCAGCTCGACCGATAGTTCCCTGTCTTTTTTTAGATCGAGACGGGGTTGTCATTGAGCATGTCCCTTACATCAAAGACCCCCGACAGGTAAAACTGAAACCGGGAATCACTTCCTTGATAAGTAGATTTCGCGAACAAGAGTTTCGTATTGTTTTGGTTTCGAACCAGTCGGGAATCGCTCGAAAGTATTTCACCTATAAAGATTATTTTAAAGTCCAAACCCGTATGCAAACCCTTCTTGCCCAAGAGGGAGTATGGTTGGATGCGGCTTATTCCTCAATGTACTTTGAAGAGAGCGACCAAGCTCATCTTTTGAGTCTTCCATCGCTTCGAAAACCAAGGCCCGGAGCGCTTTTTGTGGAAGAGCTTCAATGGGATATTGACAAGAAAAGGTCCATCTTTGTTGGTGACAATATCAGCGATATGGAGATGGCTCAAAACATGGGCCTTAAAAAGGCTTATCTCGTCGAGAATTCGGCTTTATCTGAGGCTAACAGAAAAAAAATTTCGTTAAAATTTAAGAGGATTGAGTCTTTAGCCGAAATCTCTGACTAAATGCCAACACTAATGCGGAAAACAAAATATATTGGTGATTGAGCTCTTTGTCTTTAAAGGTACACTCGGTCATCCCCGCGATGTGCAACACAAACTGTATCCCGATAAACGCGAGGGCGATAGAAAGCACGACCGGATCGGCGTCTGTTCGTTTTCGGTAAGAGCGGTAGAAATTGACCGAATAGATAAATATTGCCAGGATAAAAGCGCAGTAGAAAAATAAACCCAAGGTCCCCGTACCCGCCCAAAAATCTAAAAAATTATTATGGGCATGACTGATATAGGCCTTAGGGATTCCCATTTCTATAAAGTAAGGCTGTATTCGACGAATGTTCTCATTATAGCCAATTCCGAATACAGGGTAGTCTTTTACGATTTCCCAATTCCCCTTCCAAAGATTAACCCGTTCCACATTATTGATG
Proteins encoded:
- a CDS encoding HAD-IIIA family hydrolase is translated as MSLSDLRQLYGLGFLHLLLSWQAGGKLLLPASLRLPVKVRTFLNRRFCIGVYNKIGDLKTFSLGPHDVVYAVNARPELGALFSKVVTANASAIGDGSFDLRKLNRAHQKIFLNSRRFLRSSAARPIVPCLFLDRDGVVIEHVPYIKDPRQVKLKPGITSLISRFREQEFRIVLVSNQSGIARKYFTYKDYFKVQTRMQTLLAQEGVWLDAAYSSMYFEESDQAHLLSLPSLRKPRPGALFVEELQWDIDKKRSIFVGDNISDMEMAQNMGLKKAYLVENSALSEANRKKISLKFKRIESLAEISD
- a CDS encoding glycosyltransferase; protein product: AVIRKSEHIVVIAKYWQDYFRELGYTNVHLIYCGYALQDYVCSPQDEQEWRKRFQLNDKKIVYIGNPQVKKGALLAYEALKDSGYELVTSGVKAVEVPCRHLELSFKDYLCLLKAAEVVVLMSQFAEGWNRIAHEAMLMGSPVIGTGYGGMGEVLTGGGQEICTDPKKLPELVQKVISHRSEYSRHGLEYARKFSQEKFEDAWVSLVEKLKAH